The Procambarus clarkii isolate CNS0578487 chromosome 39, FALCON_Pclarkii_2.0, whole genome shotgun sequence genome window below encodes:
- the LOC123760512 gene encoding adult-specific rigid cuticular protein 15.7-like, whose protein sequence is MFTSVVLMCMLVAAGVALPGGYQQPSNAPLPYDFNYGINSGATNFGQQESGNNGNAKGSYWVNLPDGRVQRVDYWADGSGYHATVSFQGTAKHPSYAPSYGY, encoded by the exons ATGTTCACTTCT GTGGTGTTAATGTGCATGCTGGTGGCCGCTGGTGTGGCTCTCCCAGGTGGATACCAGCAACCATCCAAT GCGCCTTTGCCCTACGATTTCAACTACGGGATCAACTCTGGAGCCACCAACTTCGGCCAGCAAGAGAGCGGCAACAATGGCAACGCCAAGGGCTCCTACTGGGTCAACTTACCTGACGGTCGCGTCCAGAGGGTTGATTACTGGGCCGACGGTAGCGGATATCATGCTACCGTGAGCTTCCAGGGCACCGCCAAACATCCCAGCTATGCTCCTTCTTATGGCTATTAA